The window AGTATGGGATGAGTCGTGTGTTTTTACCCGGAGTTTTTGGATCATCGTTTCTTCTTCTCGACAATTCGGTTTTGGCTGGCTCGGTTCGCGAGTTTTTGGTTGCGCGGTGAGTGCGATCTTTTTGGTCGCTGGAGTGAGCGGCTGTTCGAGGCTGCGTCCTAAACCAGAGGCGCAGTATGTGTATGTGACGGCGAAGCAGACGTTTCTGCGAGACCGGGTGGCGGCGGTGTCGAATCGCACGGCAACGGTGGAGAACGGCGATCGGCTGGAGGTGCTCGACCATGGACGGCGGTTTGTGAAGGTGCAGACGGCCAAGGGCGAGCAGGGGTGGATCGACGACAAGGTGGTTGCGACGCAGGATGTGTTCGATCAGTTTGAAAAGTTGAAGAAGGAGCATGCGGCCGATCCGGTGGTGGCGTCGGCGGTGGTGCGGGATGACGTTTATATGCACGCCACGCCGGGCCGCGATACGGAGCGGTTCTATCGGCTGGCGGAGGGTGAGAAGTTGAAGTTGCTGGCGCGGGCTACGCTGACGAAGCCGCTTCCGCCGGGGACGCGGGTGGCTAAAGCTGCTGCTCCTGTTACTGCCCCGAGTACTCCTGCTGTTGGTGGTGGGGCTGCTTCTGGTGGTGGGAAGGGTGCTAAGGCCGCTGCGGCTGCAAGTGCGCCTGCTGCGCCGGAGCCAGCGCCTGAGCCTCCCGCGATGGAAGACTGGTGGCTGGTGCGCGACTCGAAGGGTGATACGGGGTGGCTGTTCAGCAGGATGATGGATGTGGACGCTCCGGATGCGATTACGCGCTACTCGGAGGGGCAACGGATCGTAGGGTCGTATGTGCTGACGACGGTGAACGATCCTGAGGCGGAGCAGGATGAGAAGAACATTCCGATCTATGTGACGGTGCTGAGTCCGTACAAGGCGGGGCTGACGTATGACTTCGATCAGTTGCGCGTGTTTACGTGGAACGTGAAGAAGCACCGGTATGAGACAGGATTTCGCGATAGAAATATTGAGGGGTATCTGCCGGTTTCGGTGAAGATGGCGACGGACCCTTATGGGAAGGGACCGGCGGCGACTACGCCTGCTCCGACGTTTACGTATCGTGTGCTGGCGGATGATGCGGGGCCGGTGGTGCCTGATCCGGTGACGGGCGCGATTGTGCCGGGGAAGACGGTGTTGAAGACGTATCGGCTGGAGGGGAACCTGGTGCGGCGGGTGCTTCAGCCTGGGACGACGGCGCCTGGAGAGGCGCGTCCTGAGCCGGTATCGGATAAGAAGAAGGCTGCGGCGGGCAAGGGTGGTAAGAAGAAAAAGCGGTAGTCGCTGGATCTCGATGGAGGGCGTGCGTCGAACGGCTATGAGCGATCTGGAAGAGCGGCTTTATGGCGGCAATGTTGCGGATTCGGTAGTGCGCGTTGGTGCGACGGTGCGCAAGCCTGTGACTGCGGCGACGAGTAGCGTTGAGGCGTTTCTGGAACATCTCTTTGAGGCTGGATTTGGTGGGGCTCCGCGTACGCTTGGGCGTGATGAGAAGGGCCGGCATGTGCTGGAGTATGTGCCGGGGGCGACGGAGCAACCTTTCTCGTACACGAATGACGAGCTGGTGCGGGTGGGGCGGCTGATTCGAGAGTTCCATGCGGCTGCGTCGAGTTTTGTTCCGCCGGTAGGGGCGCAATGGCTGGTTGCGATTAAGCCTGATTCGGAGTCGATGATCTGCCATAACGATCTTGCGCCGTGGAATCTGGTGCGCGGTGGAGAGCGATGGGTGTTTATTGATTGGGATGGGAGTGGGCCGGGGTCGGTGCTGTGGGATGTGGCTTATGCGGCGCAGAGCTTTGTGCCGTTGATTCATGGGGGAGGGCCTGCCGTGGATGCTCTGCGGCTACGCTGCTTGGTGGATGGGTACAGGCTTGATCGGTCGCAGCGGGAGAGGCTGCCTGAGATGATGGCCGCTCGGACGAGAGCGATGTTTGAGTTGGGTGAGCGTGCGGCGATGACGGGGGAGCAGCCCTGGGCGCGGATCCATGCGGAGGGGGATGGCGGGCGTCATTGGAAGCAGGCTGCGGAGTATGTGGAGCGGCATCTGGATGTCTGGAGAGATGCGCTGCTTGTAGGTCTTGTGGGGTGAGAGCAACCGCAGATCCCCTTCGGGGATGACAACCAAAAGACGAACAAGAACAAAAGCTATAACGCCAACTGTAGCGGCAAAGGGTGTCAGGCGTAGAAGGTGGCGATGGCGTCGACTACGGTTTGCTGCTCGTCTTCGCGTAGCTCGGGGTACATGGGGAGCGCGAGGACTTCGTGGGCGGCGGCTTCGCTGATGGGGAAGTCGCCTTGTTTGTAGCCGAGAGTTGTCAGGCTGGTCTGGAGATGAAGCGGGAGTGGGTAGTAGATTTCGCTGCCGATTTTTTGATCGGCGAGGTGTTGGCGGAGTGCGTCGCGGCGTGGGACTCGGATGACGTACTGGTGGAAGACGTGACCGGCGCGTGGGTCGGTGATGGGGAGGACGATGCCTTCGGTCACGCTAGATGCGGTGAGCTTTGCTGCGTGGAAGAGCTGGTCGTAGCGGGCGGCGTGGTCGCGGCGCTGCTGGTTCCACTTGGGGAGGTATCGGAGTTTGACCTCGAGGACGGCGGCCTGGATGGAGTCGAGGCGGGAGTTCCAGCCGATCTCGTCGTGGTAGTAGCGGCGGCGCATGCCGTGGGCGCGGAGGACGCGGGCGTGGTCGTCGATTGCGGCGGAGGTGGTGGTGACGAGGCCGGCGTCACCCATGGCGCTGAGATTTTTTGTGGGGTAGAAGCTGAAAGCGGCAGCGTCGCCGAGGGCGCCAGCGGGAATGTTGTTCCAGGTGGCTCCGAAGGCCTGGGCGGCGTCCTCGATGAGGACGAGGTTGTGGTGTTGCTTGAGGGCGGTGAAGGCGTCCCAGTCGGCGCACTGGCCGTAGAGATGGACGGGGAGGATGGCTTTGACGTTGCTGCCAGCGGGGGAGTGGAGGACCTTCTCAACGGCTGGGGCGGAGAGGTTGAAGGTGGCGGGGTCGATGTCGGCTAAGAGGGGTGTGGCACCGCAGCGGAGGATGGCGCTGACGGTGGCGAAGAAGCTGAAAGGAGTGGTGATGACGGCGTCGCCAAGGCCGATGTTGGCGGCGGCGAGGGCGAGCCAGATGGCGTCGGTGCCGCTGGCGCAGCCGATGGCGTGAGGTGCGGCGCAGGCGGTGGCGGCGGCGAGTTCGAAGCTGGTGACCTGAGGGCCGAGGATGAAGTGCTGCGAGGTGCAGACGGCTTCGATGGAGTCTAAGATTTCCTGCCGGAGGGTGGCGAACTGGCGGGAGAAATCGAGCATTGGGACGGGCTGCTGCGTACGGGTCGGCACATCTGTCATGGTATATCGCACAGATACAACTGCGATAACGACTGCTTCCTTTCATTCCTGGTTGCAATGCGTCTAAGGAAGTATTGCTTTCGCCGGTAGAATATGGCTGGGCGAGTTGATTATTGACGTGGATGCTCGTATTGTTGACAGTCTTGGCTTCAGACTTGGCATTGCGGCGCGCTAAGTATTCTTCTGAAGCTGATGGGTCACGGAAAACCTCATCGCAGGGCGAACTTAGATTTTAGATAAAGGAGATCGGCACCATGGAATCAAAGCCGGCACAGAACATTCAGGATACTTTTCTCAACACTGTGCGAAAAGACAAGAGTCCGATCACGATCTACCTAGTAAGCGGCGTAAAGCTGACGGGAAAGATTCGGTCATTCGATAAATATTCGGTGCTGCTGGAGAACAACAGCCAGGAGCAGCTGATCTTTAAACATGCGATCTCGACGGTGGTGAGTGGGCGAGCCGGAGCGCATGGCGATGTGCGGAGCGACGTGAAGCCGGAGGTCCGGGCGACGGTGGGCTCTGCTTCCGCTGCCGGTGCGCCCGTGCAAGAGGCCACTGGAACCCAAGGCCGTTAGCCGTTGATCTCAGAAGATCCGAAGGCCGGTGGAGCAAAGCCCGCACGACGCAGCCTGGTTGAAGCTCAGGAGGCGGCCTCACGTGTTGCTCACAGGGGTGGATTGGCCCATACGGAGCGTGCGGTGCTGGTTGCGGTGGAGTTTACCGGCGAGCGGCGCAAATTGACCGCGGCCGCAAGGCTGGCGAAGACTGCTGCGGCAGTCTCTGCCGGGACGATGCTTGATGCTCATGACGAGGGTGCTGCGCCGAAGCTGGCCGTCGATCTGGACTTCCATGCTTCGCTTGCGGAGTTTGAAGAGCTTGCACGAAGCGCCGGGGCGGAGGTTGCGGCGACGCTGATTCAGCGACGGCCGAAGCCGGATCCTGCGACGCTGGTGGGACAGGGCAAGCTGGAGGAGATTGAGGCTGTCATCGCCTCGGCTGGGGCTGATCTGGTTCTGTTCGACCATGATCTGACGCCGTCGCAGTTGCGGAATCTGGAGGCGAAGCTGCCGTGTCGCGTGATCGACCGGACGCAGCTGATTCTGGATATCTTTGCACGTCATGCGAGAACCAGGGAGGGCCAGCTGCAGGTGGAGCTGGCGCAGCTGGAGTATCAGCTGCCACGGCTGGCGGGGCGTGGGAAGGCAATGTCTCAGTTGGGCGGCGGTATCGGCACGCGCGGACCGGGTGAGACGCAGTTGGAGACGGATCGCCGGAAGATCAATCTGCGCATCGATCATGTGAAGGAGCAGCTGGAGTCGGTGCGGCGGATTCGGCGGCAGCAGCGGCAGCGGAGAGAGGCTGTGCCGGTGCCGGTGGTTGCGCTGGTGGGCTATACGAACGCTGGGAAGAGCACGTTGTTCAATGCGCTGACTGAGGCGGGAGTGCTGGAGTCGTCGCGGATGTTTGCGACGCTCGATCCGAAGCTGCGGCAACTGACGCTACCGTCGCGGAGAAAGATTCTGCTGTCGGATACGGTGGGGTTTATTCGGAATCTACCGCACACGCTGG is drawn from Edaphobacter lichenicola and contains these coding sequences:
- a CDS encoding SH3 domain-containing protein, producing the protein MSAIFLVAGVSGCSRLRPKPEAQYVYVTAKQTFLRDRVAAVSNRTATVENGDRLEVLDHGRRFVKVQTAKGEQGWIDDKVVATQDVFDQFEKLKKEHAADPVVASAVVRDDVYMHATPGRDTERFYRLAEGEKLKLLARATLTKPLPPGTRVAKAAAPVTAPSTPAVGGGAASGGGKGAKAAAAASAPAAPEPAPEPPAMEDWWLVRDSKGDTGWLFSRMMDVDAPDAITRYSEGQRIVGSYVLTTVNDPEAEQDEKNIPIYVTVLSPYKAGLTYDFDQLRVFTWNVKKHRYETGFRDRNIEGYLPVSVKMATDPYGKGPAATTPAPTFTYRVLADDAGPVVPDPVTGAIVPGKTVLKTYRLEGNLVRRVLQPGTTAPGEARPEPVSDKKKAAAGKGGKKKKR
- a CDS encoding phosphotransferase enzyme family protein, which gives rise to MRRTAMSDLEERLYGGNVADSVVRVGATVRKPVTAATSSVEAFLEHLFEAGFGGAPRTLGRDEKGRHVLEYVPGATEQPFSYTNDELVRVGRLIREFHAAASSFVPPVGAQWLVAIKPDSESMICHNDLAPWNLVRGGERWVFIDWDGSGPGSVLWDVAYAAQSFVPLIHGGGPAVDALRLRCLVDGYRLDRSQRERLPEMMAARTRAMFELGERAAMTGEQPWARIHAEGDGGRHWKQAAEYVERHLDVWRDALLVGLVG
- a CDS encoding DegT/DnrJ/EryC1/StrS family aminotransferase — translated: MTDVPTRTQQPVPMLDFSRQFATLRQEILDSIEAVCTSQHFILGPQVTSFELAAATACAAPHAIGCASGTDAIWLALAAANIGLGDAVITTPFSFFATVSAILRCGATPLLADIDPATFNLSAPAVEKVLHSPAGSNVKAILPVHLYGQCADWDAFTALKQHHNLVLIEDAAQAFGATWNNIPAGALGDAAAFSFYPTKNLSAMGDAGLVTTTSAAIDDHARVLRAHGMRRRYYHDEIGWNSRLDSIQAAVLEVKLRYLPKWNQQRRDHAARYDQLFHAAKLTASSVTEGIVLPITDPRAGHVFHQYVIRVPRRDALRQHLADQKIGSEIYYPLPLHLQTSLTTLGYKQGDFPISEAAAHEVLALPMYPELREDEQQTVVDAIATFYA
- the hfq gene encoding RNA chaperone Hfq, which encodes MESKPAQNIQDTFLNTVRKDKSPITIYLVSGVKLTGKIRSFDKYSVLLENNSQEQLIFKHAISTVVSGRAGAHGDVRSDVKPEVRATVGSASAAGAPVQEATGTQGR
- the hflX gene encoding GTPase HflX, with translation MLDAHDEGAAPKLAVDLDFHASLAEFEELARSAGAEVAATLIQRRPKPDPATLVGQGKLEEIEAVIASAGADLVLFDHDLTPSQLRNLEAKLPCRVIDRTQLILDIFARHARTREGQLQVELAQLEYQLPRLAGRGKAMSQLGGGIGTRGPGETQLETDRRKINLRIDHVKEQLESVRRIRRQQRQRREAVPVPVVALVGYTNAGKSTLFNALTEAGVLESSRMFATLDPKLRQLTLPSRRKILLSDTVGFIRNLPHTLVTSFRATLEEVERAELLLHIRDASSPMVDEQKAQVEKVLAELDVSGKPVIEVLNKIDLVADGEEMPMGAPGSIAVSGLKKLGLDHLLSAIDAALVVDPLIEMQFRLPQSEGAVLAALEAGAIVDGKRFEGNLAYVTARGPASLLNRFRRFRERAGQR